Within Sphingobium sp. SCG-1, the genomic segment GGCGTCTTGAAGGCTTCTCCGCCGCACAGCATCACGCGCCCGCCATCGACGCTGTAGAGCGTCGCGCGCGTGCCGGGCCGCAGCACATACAGCGCTTGCGGCTTCAGCGGCACGCCATCAAGCGCCGCGTCTCCGCCCGATACATAGATCGCGCGCTCGTCGGCCTCCGGCTCGATGGGGATGGCCCCGCCCGGACGCAGCATGATGTCGGCGTAGATCGTCTGCGCGTAGGTCGTGACCGGCGCCCGCTGCCCCCAAAGCGATCCCATGATGACGCGCGCCCGCGCGCCACCATAGTCAATCACCGGCAGGCTGTCCTCCGGCACATGCTCGAACGCCGGATCGATTTCCTCGCGCCCGTCCGGCAACGCGATCCACGTCTGAATCGCTGACAGCTTCGAGGCGCGATGCCGCTCCTCCTCGGGAGAGCGCTCCGAATGGACGATGCCCGTGCCTGCCGTCATCAGATTCACTGCGCCCGGCTCAATCAACTGATTGGACCCCAGCGAATCGCGATGCTGGAACGCGCCTTCGTACATATAGGTGACGGTCGCGAGATTGATGTGCGGATGCGGGCGCACGTCGATCCCCTCGCCAGGGCCGAACTTCGCCGGCCCCGCCTGATCGAAGAAGATGAACGGCCCCACCATCGTCCGCTCCTTGGCGGGCAGGCTGCGATAGACCTTGAAGTCGCCAAGGTCATGGGTCGTAGGTTCGATGGTCTGGATGATGATGTCGTCGTTCATGCGGCGTCCAGTTCGGGATAATGACGGAATATGCCGTCCTGATTGAAGGGTATGCGCCGGTCGCTATTCAGATAATCCTGCAACTCCGGCAAAGCCGCCACGCGCGCATGCAACCCCATGACCTTCGGATAATCGTCCTTCACCTGCGCCATCCGAAGAGGAAAGGCGTAGGACAAGCCCGCTACAAGTTGAAACAGAGACAAATCGGCATAGCTCCACCGTGCGCCTGCCAGCCACTCGCCGGACTGCGCCGCTAACGCCTTTTCGAACCAACCGAGATATTTGGGAATGCGCTCTTCCCGAAACTGCTTGGCGGCCCGCGCCGCCTCCGCCTTCTGGTCCTCATAATAGAGCATCACGGCAACCGGATGGTGAACGTCATGCGCCTCCGCCACGACATCCATGATGGTGAGTTGCACTTGATTGAGCCAGTAGCGGGACTTGATAGATGACGGCCCAAGATCATGCCGTTCAGACAGGAACGACAGGATATTGGCGGTCTGCGACACCGCCTGCCCGTCTATCGAGATATAAGGCGGCGCAAAGGCAGGCCCAATGTCATGATCGGCCATGTCCTCCATCAAAGCCTGCGCCCCATCTGTTCGCGCGCGATCGCGGTAAGGGATACCCGCGGCCTCCAGCGTCAACCGGACGAACTCACCGCGCCCCTGAATGCCCGGCCAGTACCAGAAATCATAGGCGCCCGCGTCACTCATAAGGATTCGCCCGGTGCCTTCGCCTTGATCGCCAGCGCATGTACCTTCTCGCGCAGCAGGTCCGCGAGCGCCCGATTCACCAGCCTTTGCCGCGCGACCCGGTTTTGCCCTGCAAAGGCTCCAGATACGATCTCCACCGTGAAATGGCTCTCGCCCGTGCCGTCGTCGCCTGTATGTCCGCGATGCTTGGCGCTGTCGTTGAGTACGGCAAGCTGTTGCGGTTGCAGGGCGGCGCGCAGTCGCGCCTCTATTTCAGTGGCCACAGGGCCTTTCGAATCTTGGGTCATGGTCCCTATATAGTCCGATCACATCTGTTTGCATCTGGACTGATCTTGGCTTCCGATCCTTTTTCCACCCGCCGCTTCAACCGTTTTCACGGGAGAGTGGAAGGCGACGGACGTCCCTGCGCCGTGGACGGCTGCGCAGAGGCGGGCGAATTCCGCGCGCCCCCACCCGAAGGACCGGCTTCCCATGCCGAGGGGCCACGCTGGCGCTGGCTGTGCCTCGATCATGTGCGTGAGTTCAATTCAGGCTACAATTTCTTCACCGGCATGTCCCCCGACGAGATCGAAGCGGCGCAGCGTCCCTTTGCCGGCTGGGAACGCGAAACGCGGGCCTTCGCGGCGAACGGCACGACCCCGCCGCCCAAGTGGCAGGATTTCAGCGATCCCATCGACGCCATCGGCGCGCGCTTCAAGGAACGGATGCGCGAGGCACAGGCCCGCGCCGACGCCAAGCCGCTTTCGACCGACGATCGCAAGGCGCTAAAGACGCTCGGCCTTACCATCGACGCGGACCGAAAAGCGCTCCGGCAGCGTTATACCGAACTCGCGCGCCGCTATCACCCTGATCATAATGGTGGGGATCGCACGCACGAGAAAGCGTTGCAGGAGGTGATTTCCGCCTATACGCACTTGCGAAAGGCTCCGGCCTTTGCATGATTCCGGCGCATCCGCGCGCAACCCGACCGGCCTTCGGGCCATGATCCGATCGACAGGCAGAGCATGACCGACATACCCAATACCCAGCCCGACAGCCGCAGCGAAACCGTGATGGAGCGCCCCGACAGCGAGATCAGCGCGCGTGACGTGTTCGGCGTCGACGTCGACATGATGGTCCCGGCCTTCTCCGAAGCCGACGAGCGCGTGCCCGACACGGACCCCGCCTATGTGTTCGATCCGGACACGACTCTCGCGATCCTGGCGGGCTTTGCGCACAACCGCCGCGTGATGGTTCAGGGCTATCACGGCACCGGCAAGTCGACGCACATCGAACAGGTCGCGGCGCGCCTCAATTGGCCGTGCATCCGCATCAACCTCGACGCGCATATCAGCCGCATCGATCTCGTCGGTCGCGACGCCATCGTCCTGAAAGAGGGACAGCAAGTCACCGAATTCAAGGAAGGCCTGCTCCCCTGGGCCTTGCAGCGCCCCGTCGCGCTCGTATTCGACGAATATGACGCGGGCCGCCCGGACGTGATGTTCGTGATTCAGCGCGTCTTGGAAACCGACGGCAAGATGACGCTGCTCGACCAGAATCGCGTGATCCGTCCCTCGCCCTATTTCCGCCTGTTCGCGACGTCGAACACGGTGGGCCTTGGCGACACGACCGGTCTCTATCACGGCACGCAGCAGATTAACCAGGGCCAGATGGATCGCTGGAACATCGTCGTTACCTTGAACTACCTGCCTGCCGCGACCGAAGCGCAGATCGTCCTCGCCAAGTCCGGCGAGTACGATCACGAAGGCGGTCGCAAGGAAGTCGAGAATATGATCAAGGTCGCGGACCTCACACGCCAGGGCTTCGTCAACGGCGACATCTCCACCGTCATGTCGCCACGCACTGTGATTAGCTGGGCGCAGAACGCGCTCATCTTCAAGAATGTCGGCTTCGCCTTCCGCCTGTCCTTCCTCAACAAATGCGACGAAGCGGAACGCAGCCTGGTCGCCGAATATTACCAGCGCGTGTTCGGCAAGGACTTGCCCGAAAGCGTGGTGGGCAAGGCAAACTGATCCGATGATAGTTGTCGAGCGGATTGCGCCGGATGGCACTGCGCACCGCGTCAGCATCGGCGTGCATGAAGTCGTCGCGGACATGACGCCGCCCGCTGGCGAGAACGCCGGGCCGGACCCGCACGACCTGTA encodes:
- the cobS gene encoding cobaltochelatase subunit CobS; this encodes MTDIPNTQPDSRSETVMERPDSEISARDVFGVDVDMMVPAFSEADERVPDTDPAYVFDPDTTLAILAGFAHNRRVMVQGYHGTGKSTHIEQVAARLNWPCIRINLDAHISRIDLVGRDAIVLKEGQQVTEFKEGLLPWALQRPVALVFDEYDAGRPDVMFVIQRVLETDGKMTLLDQNRVIRPSPYFRLFATSNTVGLGDTTGLYHGTQQINQGQMDRWNIVVTLNYLPAATEAQIVLAKSGEYDHEGGRKEVENMIKVADLTRQGFVNGDISTVMSPRTVISWAQNALIFKNVGFAFRLSFLNKCDEAERSLVAEYYQRVFGKDLPESVVGKAN
- a CDS encoding BolA family protein produces the protein MTQDSKGPVATEIEARLRAALQPQQLAVLNDSAKHRGHTGDDGTGESHFTVEIVSGAFAGQNRVARQRLVNRALADLLREKVHALAIKAKAPGESL
- a CDS encoding J domain-containing protein, which translates into the protein MASDPFSTRRFNRFHGRVEGDGRPCAVDGCAEAGEFRAPPPEGPASHAEGPRWRWLCLDHVREFNSGYNFFTGMSPDEIEAAQRPFAGWERETRAFAANGTTPPPKWQDFSDPIDAIGARFKERMREAQARADAKPLSTDDRKALKTLGLTIDADRKALRQRYTELARRYHPDHNGGDRTHEKALQEVISAYTHLRKAPAFA
- a CDS encoding glutathione S-transferase, whose protein sequence is MSDAGAYDFWYWPGIQGRGEFVRLTLEAAGIPYRDRARTDGAQALMEDMADHDIGPAFAPPYISIDGQAVSQTANILSFLSERHDLGPSSIKSRYWLNQVQLTIMDVVAEAHDVHHPVAVMLYYEDQKAEAARAAKQFREERIPKYLGWFEKALAAQSGEWLAGARWSYADLSLFQLVAGLSYAFPLRMAQVKDDYPKVMGLHARVAALPELQDYLNSDRRIPFNQDGIFRHYPELDAA
- a CDS encoding pirin family protein — protein: MNDDIIIQTIEPTTHDLGDFKVYRSLPAKERTMVGPFIFFDQAGPAKFGPGEGIDVRPHPHINLATVTYMYEGAFQHRDSLGSNQLIEPGAVNLMTAGTGIVHSERSPEEERHRASKLSAIQTWIALPDGREEIDPAFEHVPEDSLPVIDYGGARARVIMGSLWGQRAPVTTYAQTIYADIMLRPGGAIPIEPEADERAIYVSGGDAALDGVPLKPQALYVLRPGTRATLYSVDGGRVMLCGGEAFKTPRHVWWNFVSSTKDRLMQARDDWEAMRFPLIPGDDEEFIPIPQGRPKTVSYP